One Glycine soja cultivar W05 chromosome 2, ASM419377v2, whole genome shotgun sequence genomic region harbors:
- the LOC114373551 gene encoding uncharacterized protein LOC114373551: protein MPFGEALQQMSLYAKFLKDMLTKKNTYIHSDTIVMEGNYSAVIQRILPRKHSDPGSVKIPCSIGLVLVGKAFIDLGAKINLMPLSMCRRLGELEIMPTQMTLQLADCSVTRPYGVIEDVLVRVKHLIFPANFVVMDIEDDADILDILGHPFMSMQAMASPKDRHQPQHLRPAMTALDSYLRRPGIATPTL from the exons ATGCCTTTTGGAGAGGCTCTCCAACAAATGTCACTCTATGCTAAGTTTCTGAAAGACATGCTAACTAAGAAGAACACGTACATCCACAGTGACACCATAGTTATGGAGGGAAACTACAGTGCTGTTATTCAACGTATCCTACCACGAAAACATTCAGATCCAGGAAGTGTCAAAATACCTTGTTCGATAGGTCTAGTTTTAGTAGGCAAGGCTTTtattgatttgggagccaaaattaatttgatgccGCTCTCCATGTGTCGAAGACTTGGAGAGCTAGAGATAATGCCTACTCAGATGACCTTACAGTTAGCTGATTGCTCTGTCACCAGACCCTACGGAGTGATTGAAGACGTGCTGGTCCGGGTCAAGCATCTCATCTTTCCTGCTAATTTTGTTGTAATGGACATTGAGGACGATGCGGATATTCTTGACATTTTAGGACATCCATTTATGTCTATGCAAGCT ATGGCTTCCCCAAAAGATAGGCACCAGCCTCAGCATCTCAGGCCCGCTATGACCGCTCTAGATTCATATCTCAGGAGGCCTGGGATCGCTACTCCGACATTGTGA